DNA sequence from the Streptomyces cinnabarinus genome:
CGGATCATGGACTGGCTGAAAAAGCTCCCCGTCGTCGGGCCGCTCGCCACCTGGCTGATGACCACGCACGCGTGGCGGTCGTACGAGCGCATGGACCGCGTGAAATGGACGATGCTGGCCGCGGCGATGACGTTCACCAGTTTTGTCGCGCTGTTCCCGATGCTGGCCGTGGCCGCCGCGATCGGCGCGGCGACGCTCAGCAAGGACCAGCAGGACAAGCTGGAGGACAAGATCGCCGATCAGGTGCCCGGCATCGCCGACCAGCTGAACATCGAGGGCCTGGTCCAGAACGCCGGTACCGTCGGCCTGATCGCCGGCGCCCTGCTGCTGCTGACCGGCATCAGCTGGGTCGGTTCCATGCGCGACAGCCTGCGCGCGGTGTGGGAGCTGGAGGACCCCGAGGAGAACCCCGTCCTGCGCAAGGCCAAGGACGCGGGTGTTCTGGTGGGCCTCGGTGGCGCCGTGCTGATCACCCTCGGCGTCTCCACGGTGGCCTCCGCGATGGTCGGCTGGATCACCCGCGAACTCGGTATCGAGGAGGGCGGCTGGGGCGGCATCCTGCTGCGTGTCGCCGCCTTCTCGGTCGCCGTCCTCGCTGACTTCCTGCTGCTGATCTGCGTCCTCACCCTGCTGCCCGGCGTCGAGCCGCCGCGC
Encoded proteins:
- a CDS encoding YihY/virulence factor BrkB family protein; the encoded protein is MDWLKKLPVVGPLATWLMTTHAWRSYERMDRVKWTMLAAAMTFTSFVALFPMLAVAAAIGAATLSKDQQDKLEDKIADQVPGIADQLNIEGLVQNAGTVGLIAGALLLLTGISWVGSMRDSLRAVWELEDPEENPVLRKAKDAGVLVGLGGAVLITLGVSTVASAMVGWITRELGIEEGGWGGILLRVAAFSVAVLADFLLLICVLTLLPGVEPPRRRLMVAALIGAIGFELLKLLLSGYMQGVATKSMYGAFGVPVALLLWINFTSKLVVFCAAWTATPSEPGEGDSDDGDDVSDDGVPDRAAASDG